The Bacteroidota bacterium region AATGAGTGTTTTGAAAATTTAAAAACTGCACAACCCCCATACAAAGTATTAGGCGAAATTGGCAAAGTAAATTCTATTTTACGCGATTTAATGAACGAATCATTTAATAGTATTCACGTAAACGATGAAAGAACATACGAAGAAGTAAAAGAATATTTGCAAACCATTGCTCCCGAAAAAGAAAAAATGGTGCGCTTGTATAAAGGTCAAACTCCTATTTTCGACAACTTTAATGTTGATAAGCAAATAAAAGCTCTTTTTGGAAAAACAGTAACCATGAAATCTGGTGCGTACTTAATAGTAGAGCACACAGAAGCACTGCATGTTATTGATGTAAATAGCGGTAACAGAGCCGGGTCGGAAGGGCAAGAATCAAATGCGTTGCAAGTAAACTTAGAAGCAGCAACAGAAATTGCCCGTCAACTAAGGCTTCGAGATATGGGTGGAATTATTGTAGTTGATTTTATTGATATGCATTCTCCTGAAAACAGAAAAGTGCTGTATCAAAAAATTAAGGACGAAATGCGCACGGATAAAGCCAAACACAATATTTTACCTCCAAGTAAATTTGGGTTGGTGCAAATAACACGTGAACGCGTACGCCCTGAAATGAATATTGTAACAGTTGAAAAATGTCCTACCTGTGCCGGTTCCGGAGAAATTCAAGCGAGCGTATTATTAATCGATCAAATAGAAAACAGCTTACGCAATATACTTATACAAAATAAAGAAGCTACTGTAACAGTTTGTGTACACCCATTTATAGAGGCATATATTACCAAAGGCCTATTATCACTAAAAAGGAAATGGGCATTCAAATACAAAAAAAATATTCGAATAAAAGGTGTTTCATCTTACCACTTTTTAGAATATCGCTTTACGAACAAAGAGGGCGATGAAATAATTATGTAGGAAAAAGTTGAAGCTAAACTTTTTTTGTAAGAAACACCACCTAATTTTCTTAAGAATTCACATTTTTTTGTGCATTCAAATTGTGCTTTTATCAAGGCTTTCGTGCTTGAAGTGCACGTATAAATATTTTTTTCTCTAATTACCAAAATCCAACAATTCCGTTTTTTTTGTTTTTATTTTTTAAGGTTTACGTGTTAATTAGTGGTAGAACAAAACAGTTATTTTTTCACAGCACCATTTATTCAAATAACTACAAATAAGAATAACACACCTATATCATATTACCATAAAACAATATTTACACATATGAAAAAATCTAAACACACAGTGGAAACAAAGCATTCACCCTCTACCTTACAAAACAAGCGAAAAAGGGTAAAGGAATCTCCCAAAAACTCATTTTCTGCAAAAAAGAAGCAATTAGAGGCTAAAAACGACCTAAATCACATCATTTTTAGAGAGCGGATATCCGGGTTAGACATTCTTGGGAACGAATTGTTTGGGTATATGTATTAATTTGGGATGCTTTAATTGCTTCACCGAAAACCATATTAATTGCTGACTATCAGACACTTAAAATAAATAACCTCACTTTTGAATTGTAATAATAGCGTTTTTTTGGTTGGACTTCCCTTTTTTTAGATGGTAACTTTCACATAAATCAATACAAAAACCATGAATACATCAACAATTGCAGTAACTAAAAATTTAGGAAGCATGATTGCCAATGCAATGTCATCATTTTTTAAATCAACCGAGATTAATAAAAACTTTACAACTTCACTAATTGACAGCAAAGGAAATATTTTTACCAAATCAATTCTTTTTGGGAACGAAAATATTCTAGCTGATTCAAAATTGTTGAATTTAAAAAACAGCACTTACATTAATTATCCTGTTTTACAAGAGTTATCCGAAGAAGGATTCTATGTAGGAGCAATTACTGATTTCATGGAAAGCGATTCCGCTCAAGGATGTTCTATTGGAGAAGCTTTTATTGTTGGGAAAGAGGGGTATATTCTAAAAATAAACTATGAAGTTAGTGATGTAAAAAAACAATACTTTTCAGACAGAACAACTGATTTAAGAGAAAACACAATTGGAGTGCTTAACACTACCATTCCTTTTGAGATTGATTCAAAAGAAACTTTTATTAGTGTTTTCAAATACTTACTGCCGGTTTTAAAAAGATACTACACACTGCAAGTTTCGGCATTAAAAAACTAACACCTGTTTAGGTTAATTGGTCTAATTTTTTTTGAACCTCTTCCCATTGCGACATTTCCGCTTCAAGCGATTTTTTCAGCATATCGTATTTAGCAAATTCTTCTTTGTTGGCTAAAACTGCTTGATATTCGTTAGGGTTGGCAAGCTTTGCATCAAACTCTTTTATTTGAGCCTCTAACTGCTCAATATTTTTTTCGCTTTTGGCCAATTGATTCTGCAATTGCTTTATTTCTTTTTGCTTATCGTCTTTTGGTGCAGTATCAACCAAAACCTTTGCTTGAGCTTGTTTTGCGGCAGCTTGTTCTTTTTGCTTTGTATTTAAATCGTTAAGCGTATCAATTTTTCTGGTTTGCAAATACTCATTCACATCGCCAAAATATTGTTTTACATTTCCATTTTTAAACTCAAACACCTTATTTGTTAGACCTTGCAAAAAATCTCTATCGTGAGAAACAACAATAAGCGTACCATCGTATTTGAGCAAAGCATTTTTTAATACTTCTTTCGATTTTATATCTAAGTGATTGGTAGGCTCATCCAACACCAATAAATTATAGGGTTGAAGCAACAATCGGCACATTGCTAAACGAGACTTTTCTCCACCCGATAACACTTTTACTTTTTTATCTACATCATCGCCACTAAATAAAAACGAACCCAAAATATTTCTAACACCTTTCCTCACTTCTCCAACAGCAATCTCATCAAGGGTTTCGAGCACGGTTTTGTTTCCATCCAATATCTCTGTTTGGTTTTGTGCATAATACCCAATCTCTACATTTGCACCCAAATTTAAAGTGCCTTCATATTTTTGTTCGCCTACAATAAGTTTAGACATGGTAGATTTCCCCTCTCCATTACGTCCTACAAAAGCAATTTTTTCTTGACGCTCAATCGTATAATTAACATTGCTAAAAATCAATTTAGCATCGTACTGTTTTTTTACATCAATTGCTTCTACAACAACCTTTCCGGAGCGAGGTGCGGGCGGAAATTGAAATTTAATGGATGTATTATCATCTGCATCCACTTCAATTACTTCTATCTTATCTAACTTTTTTATAAGCGATTGCGCAAAGGAAGCTTTATTAGCCTTTGCTCGATACTTATCTATAAGTTGCTCTGTTTTTTCTATAAATTTTTGTTGATTTTTGGCTGCTGCCAATTGTGTGTCCTTGCGCTCTTTTCTTAATATCAAATACTTGGAGTAGTTAGCTTTGTAATCGTGTAACTTGCCCAATGATATTTCTAATGTTCGCGATGTAATATTATCCAAAAATGCTTTATCATGCGAAACAAGCACTACAGCGCCATAATAACCTTTTAAAAAATCTTCTAGCCACTGAATTGATTCAATATCCAAATGATTGGTTGGCTCATCTAACAATAAAATAGAAGGTTTTTGCAACAACAATTTTGCCAACTCAACTCGCATACGCCACCCACCGCTAAACTCATCCATCAATCGAGTAAAATCTTTACGTTCAAAACCTAACCCCAAAAGTGTTTTTTCTATCTCTCCCTGCAATCCATCTGCATCCAGTACGTTTAATCTATCGTGTAAATCATTCAGCTCATTTAACATCTGCATATAACTATCCGACTCGTAATCGGTGCGCACTTCTAACTGATGATTAATTTCGCTGATTCTGTTTTCTACTTTCTTTACTTCATCAAATGCAGTAAACGTTTCGTCAAAAACAGTTTTGCCTAAATTATGATGCATCTCTTGAGGCAAATAGCCTATGGTAAAAGAATTAGGCTTGCCAACCTCCCCAGAATCGGGCTTTTGTTGGCCTGCCAGTATTTTAAGCAAAGTAGATTTGCCGGCACCGTTCTTGCCTGCCAAACCAACTCTATCTCGGGCATTAATTAAAAATGATATACCATCGTACAAATATGTACCACCAAAACCTACTGTAACATTACTTACCGAAATCATATTTTTTTAAACTAAAGCGCAAAGGTAGGCAATATTAGTGTAGTAATAAAGGGTGCTACAAACAACCTGTTCTACCCCCATCAACCGGCAGGTTGATTCCATTTATATACGATGCTGCGGGCGAAGCCAAAAATGCAACAGCAGCAGCTATTTCAGATGCTTCGGCAAAACGACTCATAGGAATTTCGCTCAACATCTCCTGCTCTACTGCGGTTACAGACTCGCTATTTTTTTGAGCTTTATTACTTATAATTGTTTCTAGCCTTTGCGTGCGTGTAGCTCCTGGCAATACATTATTTACGGTAATTCCGTATGGAGCTAATTCTAAAGAAAGTGTTTTACTCCAATTGGCTACTGCGGCTCTTATCGTGTTCGACACACCTAACCCTTTTAGCGGCTGCTTTACCGAAGTACTAATAATATTAATAATTCTACCGTAGCCGTTTTTCTTCATGCCATCAATGCACAATTGAACTAACAAGTGATTGCACAATAAATGATTATTAAATGCCACCAAAAACTCGTCCATTTTTGCGCCTGCGATAGGCCCTGCAGGAGGCCCCCCTGTATTGTTTACCAAGATGGAAATGGAATTTCCTTTATTAATATAATCCTCTAGGCTTGTTTTCAACCCATTTATATTGGAAAAATCTGCCACTATAAAATCGTGTACTTGATTGGCACTTGTATCAAGCTCTTTGCAAGTCTGCACCAATGCTTCTTTATTGCGTGCCAACAATGTTACCTTAGCGCCCAATTTGGCCAACTCTATTGCACTTGCCTTTCCAATACCCTGCGTACTGCCACAAACAAGAGCATGTATCCCAACTAAACTTATATTCATTCCTACTTATTTTGTATTGAATTATTTACCACTAATTACTCTCATTGGAGGAATTTCTGCGCCTTTCCTCTTTTCTTTTTAACCGAATATTTAAAAACTCTACCAACAAAGAAAATGCCATGGAAAAATAAACAAACTCCTTAGGAACATGAATATGTGCAGCATCCAACACCAATAACATTCCTATCATCAGCAAAAATGCAAGTGCTAACATTTTAATGGTAGGATTGTTATTTATAAAATCACTTACTTTTTCCGAGAAAATAAGCATGATAACCATTGCAATTATTACAGCTAAAATCATAACCAAAAGATTAGACACCAAGCCTACGGCAGTTAGAATAGAGTCGAACGAAAACACGATATCAATAAATACAATTTGAGTAATGATGGCATTTAATGCTACCTTTTTAATTTTAGGTCCACTCTCTTCATTTCCTTCAATTTTGTTGTGAATCTCGGTAGTTGTTTTTACCAACAAAAACAAACCTCCTGCAAAAAGTATTAAATCTCTTCCGGTAGCTTCAAATCCAAATGCCTCAAACAATGGTTCTTTTAAGCCTACTATCCACGAAATACTAAACAACAATATTATACGCATAACCAAAGCCAACATTAATCCTACCGACCTAGCCTTTGCTTGCTGTTCGCGAGGCAGCTTGTTTGCTACAATAGAAATAAATATAATATTGTCTATACCAAGTACAATCTCCAATAGAGAGAGGGTAATTAAACTAATTAATGATGCAAGTGTAAAAAGCTCGCTAAAATCTTGTGCTAAATGCATACGGTATAAAAATTAAAAGTTTAAAGTTATAGAGTTTAAAGCTCTATGCTAATTAATTAGACAAATTTTTTGCCGCTGGCTATCAACTACTTACAACATACTTAAACCCTATATTATGGGATGGTTAAGTAACCGAAGCAAATGATACAAGTAAAGGCATCGAAAAAACAGCAACAATCCATTTAAGAGAAATTGCTTTTCAAATTGACAAAGATGTGAAGAGCTCTCTCTTTTTTTGAAAAACGACCAAAAACTGGCTATCTTATATTGCTAATTAAAACATGCATGTAAAGCAATGAAGGAATCTAAAGAATTATTCGACCTTATTAAGAAGCTATCAAAAAATGAAAAAATCTATTTTAAAAGATTTTCGATGGGGATTGCGGGCAAGGAGAATAAATACCTTATGCTTTTTGATGAAATTGAAAAACAAAAAATCTATAACGAAGATGTAGTTAAAGAAAATTTAAATAAAACAGAGTATACCCAAGCCCTGCACGTTGTAAAAAAATACCTATACAACAGAATTTTAGAGGCATTGAAAATATACGACAAATCTCAACATCCTACAATTGAGGTAATAAATACACGCAACGAAGCTGAAATCCTTATTCGAAAAGGATTGGTTTTTCAAGCCACTAAAAAGCTATTAGAAGCAAAAGAGATTGCACTTTCAGGAGATTTAATTAGTGAGTGTATGCAAATAAACACTCGTTTAATTGATTTGTCTGTTTTCTTTCAAAGCAAGCTGTATGACAAAAAAGAGTTAGCAAAAGAAAACTACCGATTATCAGTTGAGTCTAAACACATATCCTACTTTTCGCTGCTATACGAAGATTTGCTTAAAATACATCGTTTAAAAAACAACAAGCTACTATCAGCTGTTGAGAAAGATAAAATCACCATTGAAAAAATAAATAAGTACACACCTCTTTTCAATATCACTCGTATTGAGCAACTAAAATGCTTAACAGCTTTTTATATAATCTCCGACATACCGGAAAAAGCCTATGAATGTCAGTTACAGCTAATCGAGTTATTTGAAAAAAATCCTACACTTAAAGAAAATAAAATACAAGAGTATGTTCGTGCCCTGCACA contains the following coding sequences:
- a CDS encoding Rne/Rng family ribonuclease; translation: MNNELIINVTDTETTIAILSDKRLVELHKENENNNFLVGDLFLGKVKRVIPSLNAGFVDVGYEKDAFLHYLDLGPQAGSLNKYVKQVQTGKQTTSNLMYFKNEEDIPKDGKINNVLSAGQHILIQIAKEPISSKGPRITTELSIAGRYLVLTPFSERISVSQKIGEAEERNRLKILIQSIKPKNFGVIIRTVAENKSVAELDADLKDLVNKWNECFENLKTAQPPYKVLGEIGKVNSILRDLMNESFNSIHVNDERTYEEVKEYLQTIAPEKEKMVRLYKGQTPIFDNFNVDKQIKALFGKTVTMKSGAYLIVEHTEALHVIDVNSGNRAGSEGQESNALQVNLEAATEIARQLRLRDMGGIIVVDFIDMHSPENRKVLYQKIKDEMRTDKAKHNILPPSKFGLVQITRERVRPEMNIVTVEKCPTCAGSGEIQASVLLIDQIENSLRNILIQNKEATVTVCVHPFIEAYITKGLLSLKRKWAFKYKKNIRIKGVSSYHFLEYRFTNKEGDEIIM
- a CDS encoding ABC-F family ATP-binding cassette domain-containing protein, which codes for MISVSNVTVGFGGTYLYDGISFLINARDRVGLAGKNGAGKSTLLKILAGQQKPDSGEVGKPNSFTIGYLPQEMHHNLGKTVFDETFTAFDEVKKVENRISEINHQLEVRTDYESDSYMQMLNELNDLHDRLNVLDADGLQGEIEKTLLGLGFERKDFTRLMDEFSGGWRMRVELAKLLLQKPSILLLDEPTNHLDIESIQWLEDFLKGYYGAVVLVSHDKAFLDNITSRTLEISLGKLHDYKANYSKYLILRKERKDTQLAAAKNQQKFIEKTEQLIDKYRAKANKASFAQSLIKKLDKIEVIEVDADDNTSIKFQFPPAPRSGKVVVEAIDVKKQYDAKLIFSNVNYTIERQEKIAFVGRNGEGKSTMSKLIVGEQKYEGTLNLGANVEIGYYAQNQTEILDGNKTVLETLDEIAVGEVRKGVRNILGSFLFSGDDVDKKVKVLSGGEKSRLAMCRLLLQPYNLLVLDEPTNHLDIKSKEVLKNALLKYDGTLIVVSHDRDFLQGLTNKVFEFKNGNVKQYFGDVNEYLQTRKIDTLNDLNTKQKEQAAAKQAQAKVLVDTAPKDDKQKEIKQLQNQLAKSEKNIEQLEAQIKEFDAKLANPNEYQAVLANKEEFAKYDMLKKSLEAEMSQWEEVQKKLDQLT
- a CDS encoding SDR family oxidoreductase — its product is MNISLVGIHALVCGSTQGIGKASAIELAKLGAKVTLLARNKEALVQTCKELDTSANQVHDFIVADFSNINGLKTSLEDYINKGNSISILVNNTGGPPAGPIAGAKMDEFLVAFNNHLLCNHLLVQLCIDGMKKNGYGRIINIISTSVKQPLKGLGVSNTIRAAVANWSKTLSLELAPYGITVNNVLPGATRTQRLETIISNKAQKNSESVTAVEQEMLSEIPMSRFAEASEIAAAVAFLASPAASYINGINLPVDGGRTGCL
- a CDS encoding TerC family protein: MHLAQDFSELFTLASLISLITLSLLEIVLGIDNIIFISIVANKLPREQQAKARSVGLMLALVMRIILLFSISWIVGLKEPLFEAFGFEATGRDLILFAGGLFLLVKTTTEIHNKIEGNEESGPKIKKVALNAIITQIVFIDIVFSFDSILTAVGLVSNLLVMILAVIIAMVIMLIFSEKVSDFINNNPTIKMLALAFLLMIGMLLVLDAAHIHVPKEFVYFSMAFSLLVEFLNIRLKRKEERRRNSSNESN